A window of Dickeya zeae NCPPB 2538 contains these coding sequences:
- a CDS encoding nitrate reductase subunit alpha: protein MSKFLDRLRYFKQVAEPFSGDHGQTLNTNRDWEDGYRSRWQHDKVVRSTHGVNCTGSCSWKIYVKNGLVTWETQQTDYPRTRPDLPNHEPRGCPRGASYSWYLYSANRLKYPMMRKRLMKLWREARRHHADPVDAWASIVDDANKTKEYKQVRGRGGFVRADWQEVNELIAAANVYTAKTFGPDRVIGFSPIPAMSMVSYAAGARYLSLMGGVCLSFYDWYCDLPPASPQTWGEQTDVPESADWYNSSYIIAWGSNVPQTRTPDAHFFAEVRYKGTKTVAITPDYAEIAKLCDQWLNPKQGTDSALALAMGHVILNEFHLKQPRQYFTDYVRRYTDMPMLVLLEPRADGSYAAGRLLRAADLVGNLGQENNPEWKTIAIDETTGELVAPQGSIGYRWGEQGKWNLEQREGGSQRDVNLQLSLLGHHDEVVSVGFPYFGGATSEHFASVALDEVLLHQLPVKRLTLADGQEGLVTSVFDLTLANYGVDRGLNDAQCGNDYDQIKAYTPAWAEQITGVSRQNIIRIAREFADNADKTHGRSMIIVGAGMNHWYHLDMNYRGIINMLIFCGCVGQSGGGWAHYVGQEKLRPQTGWLPLAFGLDWQRPPRHMNSTSFFYNHSSQWRYETVAPQELLSPLADSSRFSGSLIDFNVRAERMGWLPSAPQLGANPLRIAEQAAAAGMSPQDFTAAELKAGRLRFAAEQPDSPQNFPRNLFIWRSNLLGSSGKGHEYMLKYLLGTEHGIQGQDLGEQGAVTPEEVEWRAQGGEGKLDLVVTLDFRMSSTCLYSDIVLPTATWYEKDDMNTSDMHPFIHPLSAAVDPAWESKTDWEIYKGLAKAFSRVCQGHLGVETDVVTLPIQHDSAAELAQPLGVKDWKKGECDLIPGKTAPHIMTVERDYPNLYARFTSLGPLLDKLGNGGKGISWNTQNEVDFLKGLNRVQEEGAAAGRPRIDSAIDAAEVILSLAPETNGQVAVKAWDALGKVTGRDHTHLAHPKEEEKIRFRDIQAQPRKIISSPTWSGLEDEHVSYNACYTNVHELIPWRTISGRQQLYQDHEWMRAFGESLLVYRPPVDTRAAQPLLNKKPNGNPEKALNFLTPHQKWGIHSTYSENLLMLTLSRGGPIVWLSEDDARELNIVDNDWIEAFNANGALTARAVVSQRVPAGMTMMYHAQERLVHLPGSEITGQRGGIHNSVTRVCPKPTHMIGGYAQLAYGFNYYGTVGSNRDEFVVVRKMNRIDWLDEDSHDDLSSHVQPHLQEKA from the coding sequence ATGAGCAAATTTCTTGACCGGTTACGCTATTTCAAACAGGTGGCCGAACCGTTTTCCGGTGATCACGGCCAGACGCTGAATACCAACCGTGACTGGGAGGATGGCTACCGTAGCCGCTGGCAACATGACAAAGTGGTGCGTTCGACGCATGGCGTCAACTGTACCGGTTCATGTAGCTGGAAGATTTACGTCAAAAACGGGCTGGTCACCTGGGAGACGCAACAAACCGATTACCCCCGTACCCGGCCTGATCTGCCGAACCATGAACCGCGCGGCTGCCCACGCGGTGCCAGCTATTCCTGGTATCTCTATAGCGCGAACCGCCTGAAATACCCGATGATGCGTAAGCGCCTGATGAAGCTGTGGCGTGAAGCGCGTCGTCACCATGCCGACCCAGTAGATGCCTGGGCGTCAATTGTCGACGATGCCAATAAAACGAAAGAATACAAGCAAGTACGTGGTCGCGGTGGTTTTGTCCGTGCCGACTGGCAGGAAGTGAATGAGCTGATCGCTGCCGCTAACGTCTATACCGCCAAAACCTTTGGCCCGGACCGGGTGATTGGCTTTTCACCGATCCCGGCCATGTCGATGGTGTCTTACGCCGCTGGTGCTCGTTACCTGTCGCTGATGGGCGGGGTGTGCCTGAGCTTCTACGACTGGTATTGCGACCTGCCACCGGCCTCACCGCAGACCTGGGGTGAACAAACCGACGTGCCGGAATCTGCCGACTGGTATAACTCGTCCTACATTATTGCCTGGGGTTCCAACGTACCGCAGACCCGTACCCCTGATGCGCATTTCTTTGCTGAAGTCCGTTACAAAGGCACCAAAACGGTCGCCATTACCCCGGATTACGCAGAAATCGCCAAACTGTGCGATCAGTGGCTGAACCCGAAACAAGGTACCGACAGTGCGCTGGCGCTGGCAATGGGTCACGTGATCCTCAACGAGTTCCATCTCAAGCAGCCGCGTCAATATTTCACCGACTACGTGCGTCGCTATACCGACATGCCAATGCTGGTATTGCTGGAACCGCGTGCTGATGGCAGCTACGCCGCCGGGCGTTTGTTGCGCGCCGCCGATCTGGTCGGCAACCTGGGTCAGGAAAACAACCCGGAATGGAAAACCATCGCCATTGATGAAACCACAGGCGAGCTGGTGGCGCCGCAGGGTTCCATCGGTTATCGCTGGGGTGAGCAAGGCAAATGGAATCTGGAACAGCGCGAAGGGGGCTCCCAACGTGATGTTAACCTGCAATTGAGTCTGCTGGGTCACCATGACGAAGTAGTATCCGTCGGCTTCCCGTATTTTGGCGGTGCGACCAGTGAACACTTCGCCAGCGTTGCACTGGATGAGGTGCTGCTGCATCAGTTGCCGGTGAAACGCCTGACGTTGGCAGATGGTCAGGAAGGGCTGGTGACCAGCGTCTTCGATCTGACACTGGCTAACTACGGTGTGGATCGTGGTTTGAACGACGCACAGTGCGGCAATGATTACGATCAGATCAAAGCCTATACCCCGGCGTGGGCCGAGCAGATTACCGGCGTATCACGGCAGAACATCATCCGCATCGCGCGTGAGTTTGCCGACAACGCCGACAAAACCCACGGGCGGTCGATGATCATCGTCGGTGCCGGTATGAACCACTGGTATCACCTCGACATGAACTACCGCGGGATCATCAACATGCTGATCTTCTGCGGTTGCGTCGGGCAGAGTGGCGGCGGCTGGGCTCACTATGTCGGCCAGGAGAAACTGCGTCCGCAAACCGGCTGGTTGCCGCTGGCGTTCGGTCTGGACTGGCAGCGTCCGCCACGCCACATGAACAGTACCTCGTTCTTCTATAACCATTCCAGCCAGTGGCGTTATGAAACTGTCGCACCGCAGGAATTGTTGTCGCCGCTGGCAGACTCATCACGCTTTAGCGGCAGTTTGATTGATTTTAACGTGCGCGCTGAGCGCATGGGCTGGTTGCCTTCCGCACCGCAACTGGGGGCTAACCCGCTGCGTATCGCCGAACAGGCTGCTGCTGCCGGTATGTCACCGCAGGACTTCACCGCAGCGGAACTGAAAGCCGGTCGTCTGCGTTTTGCTGCTGAGCAGCCGGACAGCCCACAAAACTTCCCGCGTAACCTGTTTATCTGGCGTTCCAACTTGCTGGGTTCTTCCGGTAAGGGCCATGAGTACATGCTGAAGTATCTGTTGGGTACCGAGCACGGTATTCAGGGACAGGACCTGGGCGAGCAGGGTGCGGTCACGCCGGAAGAAGTGGAATGGCGCGCACAAGGCGGTGAAGGCAAGCTGGATCTGGTCGTCACGCTGGATTTCCGTATGTCCAGTACCTGCCTCTATTCCGACATCGTGTTGCCGACTGCCACCTGGTATGAAAAAGACGACATGAACACCTCGGACATGCATCCGTTCATTCATCCGTTGTCGGCGGCGGTCGACCCGGCCTGGGAATCGAAAACCGACTGGGAAATCTACAAAGGGCTGGCGAAAGCCTTCTCCCGCGTGTGTCAGGGTCACCTTGGGGTCGAAACCGATGTGGTCACGCTGCCGATTCAGCACGACTCGGCCGCCGAACTGGCGCAGCCGCTGGGCGTGAAAGACTGGAAAAAAGGCGAATGTGACCTGATTCCGGGTAAAACCGCACCGCATATCATGACCGTGGAACGCGATTACCCGAACCTGTATGCCCGCTTTACCTCACTCGGCCCACTGCTGGATAAACTTGGCAACGGCGGTAAAGGTATTAGCTGGAATACCCAAAACGAAGTGGACTTCCTCAAAGGCCTGAACCGCGTGCAGGAAGAGGGCGCAGCGGCCGGTCGGCCGAGAATCGACAGCGCCATCGACGCCGCTGAGGTGATTTTGTCGCTGGCACCGGAAACCAACGGTCAGGTGGCGGTGAAGGCCTGGGATGCGTTGGGCAAGGTTACCGGCCGTGATCACACCCATCTGGCGCACCCGAAAGAGGAAGAGAAAATCCGCTTCCGGGATATTCAGGCTCAGCCACGCAAGATCATCTCCAGCCCGACCTGGTCTGGTCTTGAAGACGAGCATGTGTCTTACAACGCCTGCTACACCAACGTGCATGAGCTGATTCCGTGGCGCACCATCTCCGGTCGCCAGCAACTGTATCAGGATCATGAATGGATGCGTGCCTTCGGCGAAAGCCTGTTGGTTTACCGTCCGCCGGTAGATACCCGAGCTGCTCAGCCGTTGCTGAACAAGAAACCGAACGGTAACCCGGAGAAGGCGCTCAACTTCCTGACGCCGCATCAGAAGTGGGGGATTCACTCTACTTATAGTGAAAACCTGTTGATGCTGACACTCAGCCGTGGTGGTCCGATCGTCTGGCTGAGCGAGGATGATGCCCGCGAGCTGAACATCGTCGATAACGACTGGATAGAAGCGTTTAACGCCAACGGTGCGCTGACGGCACGTGCGGTGGTGAGCCAGCGTGTTCCTGCCGGGATGACCATGATGTACCACGCGCAGGAACGACTGGTGCACCTGCCAGGTTCAGAAATCACTGGCCAGCGCGGCGGTATTCATAACTCCGTGACGCGTGTTTGCCCGAAACCAACCCATATGATTGGCGGGTATGCCCAACTGGCGTACGGCTTTAACTACTACGGCACCGTCGGTTCCAACCGCGATGAATTCGTGGTGGTGCGTAAGATGAACCGTATCGACTGGCTGGATGAGGACAGCCATGACGACCTGTCTTCCCATGTGCAACCTCATCTGCAGGAGAAAGCCTGA
- the narH gene encoding nitrate reductase subunit beta encodes MKIRSQVGMVLNLDKCIGCHTCSVTCKNVWTSREGVEYAWFNNVETKPGTGYPHAWEDQEKWKGGWIRKINGRLEPRMGNRVGVLSKIFANPDVPALDDYYEPFDYDYAHLQRAGESRHQPVARPRSLITGQRMEKIENGPNWEDDLGGEFSKRSQDKNFDDMQKDMYGQFENTFMMYLPRLCEHCLNPACVATCPSGAIYKRAEDGIVLIDQDKCRGWRMCLTGCPYKKIYFNWKSGKSEKCIFCYPRIESGMPTLCSETCVGRIRYLGVLLYDADRIEQAASTENETDLYGRQLDIFLDPNDPEVIAQAQRDGIPLSVIEAAQQSPVYKLAVEWQLALPLHPEYRTLPMVWYVPPLSPIQAAADAGRLAHSGVLPDVESLRIPVQYLANLLTAGDTRPVLRALRRMLAMRHFKRAQTVEQITDTSALEQVGLTPSQAEEMYRYLAIANYEDRFVVPSSHRELAREAFPEAHGCGFSFGDGCHGSDSSFNLFNSRRIDAIDVTSKTQNMSRRMQENKS; translated from the coding sequence ATGAAAATTCGTTCACAAGTCGGCATGGTGCTGAATCTGGATAAATGCATTGGCTGCCACACCTGTTCGGTGACCTGTAAAAACGTTTGGACCAGCCGCGAAGGGGTAGAATACGCCTGGTTCAACAACGTGGAAACCAAACCCGGCACCGGTTACCCGCATGCCTGGGAAGATCAGGAAAAATGGAAGGGCGGCTGGATCCGTAAGATCAACGGTCGACTGGAGCCACGCATGGGTAACCGTGTCGGGGTGCTGTCGAAGATTTTCGCCAACCCGGATGTTCCGGCGCTGGATGACTACTACGAGCCGTTTGACTACGACTACGCACACCTGCAACGTGCCGGCGAAAGCCGGCATCAGCCAGTGGCTCGCCCGCGTTCGCTGATAACCGGCCAGCGCATGGAGAAGATCGAAAACGGTCCGAACTGGGAAGACGATCTGGGTGGTGAGTTCAGCAAACGTTCGCAGGATAAGAACTTCGACGACATGCAAAAAGACATGTACGGACAGTTCGAAAACACCTTCATGATGTACTTGCCGCGATTGTGTGAGCACTGCCTGAATCCGGCGTGTGTCGCCACTTGTCCGAGTGGGGCGATTTACAAGCGCGCGGAAGACGGCATTGTGCTGATCGATCAGGATAAATGCCGTGGCTGGCGCATGTGCCTGACCGGCTGCCCGTACAAGAAAATCTATTTCAACTGGAAGAGCGGCAAATCAGAAAAATGTATTTTCTGTTATCCGCGTATTGAATCCGGCATGCCGACGCTGTGCTCGGAAACCTGCGTGGGGCGTATCCGCTATCTGGGTGTACTGCTCTACGATGCCGACCGCATTGAACAGGCGGCCTCCACGGAGAATGAAACTGATCTGTACGGTCGTCAGTTAGACATTTTCCTCGACCCGAACGACCCCGAGGTGATTGCTCAGGCACAACGTGACGGCATCCCGCTCAGCGTGATTGAAGCCGCACAGCAATCGCCGGTGTACAAACTGGCGGTGGAATGGCAACTGGCGCTGCCGCTGCATCCGGAATACCGCACACTGCCGATGGTATGGTACGTGCCGCCGTTGTCACCGATTCAGGCAGCGGCCGATGCGGGTCGTCTGGCGCACAGCGGTGTCCTGCCGGACGTCGAAAGCCTGCGTATCCCGGTGCAGTATCTGGCGAACCTGCTGACAGCAGGCGACACCCGTCCGGTGCTGCGTGCGTTGCGGCGTATGCTGGCGATGCGTCACTTCAAACGTGCGCAGACCGTCGAGCAGATTACCGACACCAGCGCGCTGGAGCAGGTGGGGCTGACGCCGTCGCAGGCTGAAGAGATGTACCGCTATCTGGCGATCGCCAACTATGAAGATCGTTTTGTGGTGCCGTCCAGCCACCGCGAACTGGCGCGTGAAGCCTTCCCGGAAGCGCATGGCTGTGGTTTTAGTTTTGGCGACGGCTGCCACGGTAGCGATTCATCGTTCAACCTGTTTAACAGTCGCCGCATTGACGCCATCGACGTCACCAGCAAAACCCAGAACATGAGCCGGCGGATGCAGGAGAACAAGTCATGA
- the narJ gene encoding nitrate reductase molybdenum cofactor assembly chaperone — translation MISLRVIARLLEYPDAELWQQRQDMLDALEQADELPLRQSAQLLQFIGDFYQGDLLDQQARYSELFDRGRALSLLLFEHVHGESRERGQAMVDLLAQYREVGLELDCRELPDFLPLYLEYLTLREPQAARDGLRDIAPILTLLAERLRQRDSDYALLLELLLTLASCEPSSDAVAAKVAQEARDDTPQALDAVWEEEQVRFLADAGCAPAQQTRHQRRFADAVAPHYLNLDASPVKGDC, via the coding sequence ATGATCAGCCTTCGCGTTATCGCCCGGCTGCTGGAGTACCCGGATGCGGAGCTGTGGCAGCAGCGTCAGGACATGCTGGACGCGCTGGAGCAGGCTGACGAGCTGCCGCTGCGCCAAAGCGCGCAGTTGTTGCAGTTCATCGGCGACTTTTATCAGGGCGACCTGCTGGACCAGCAGGCGCGCTACAGCGAGCTGTTTGATCGCGGTCGCGCGCTGTCGTTGCTGCTGTTTGAACACGTACATGGTGAGTCGCGTGAGCGTGGTCAGGCGATGGTGGACTTGCTGGCGCAATACCGCGAAGTCGGCCTGGAACTGGATTGCCGTGAACTGCCGGATTTCCTGCCGCTGTATCTGGAGTATTTGACGTTGCGTGAGCCGCAGGCCGCGCGTGATGGACTGCGTGATATCGCGCCAATCCTGACGCTGCTGGCAGAGCGGCTACGCCAGCGCGACAGTGACTATGCCTTGTTGCTGGAGTTGTTACTGACGCTGGCGTCGTGCGAGCCGTCAAGTGACGCGGTGGCGGCGAAAGTGGCACAAGAAGCACGCGACGACACGCCGCAGGCGCTGGATGCCGTATGGGAGGAGGAGCAGGTCCGCTTTTTGGCTGACGCGGGCTGCGCCCCGGCGCAACAGACTCGTCATCAGCGTCGGTTCGCCGACGCGGTGGCACCGCACTACCTGAACCTTGACGCTTCACCGGTCAAAGGAGATTGCTGA
- the narI gene encoding respiratory nitrate reductase subunit gamma has protein sequence MHYLNLFLFDIYPYIAGAVFLIGSWLRYDYGQYSWRAGSSQMLDKKGMRLASNLFHIGILGVLGGHFVGMMTPHWMYESFLPLDVKQKMAMFGGGACGLLTLVGGILLLRRRLTNPRVRATSTTGDILILTLLVIQAALGLLTIPFSAQHMDGSEMMKLVNWAQAVVTFRGGASAYLDDVAFIFRVHLVLGMTLFLLFPFCRLVHIWSAPVEYLTRRYQLVRNRH, from the coding sequence ATGCATTACCTCAATCTGTTTTTATTCGATATCTACCCTTACATCGCCGGTGCGGTTTTTTTGATCGGCAGTTGGCTGCGTTATGACTACGGTCAGTACAGCTGGCGTGCTGGTTCCAGTCAGATGCTGGATAAAAAAGGCATGCGACTGGCGTCGAACCTGTTCCACATCGGCATTCTGGGCGTACTGGGCGGCCACTTTGTGGGCATGATGACACCACACTGGATGTACGAGTCGTTCCTGCCGTTGGACGTAAAACAGAAAATGGCGATGTTCGGTGGTGGTGCCTGCGGTCTGTTGACGCTGGTTGGTGGTATCTTGTTGTTAAGACGTCGGCTGACTAATCCGCGTGTCCGCGCCACCTCCACTACCGGTGACATTCTGATCCTGACATTGCTGGTGATTCAGGCGGCGTTGGGGTTATTGACCATCCCGTTCTCTGCCCAGCATATGGATGGCAGTGAGATGATGAAGCTGGTGAACTGGGCGCAGGCCGTCGTCACCTTCCGCGGTGGTGCATCCGCCTATCTGGATGATGTGGCCTTCATTTTCCGTGTGCACCTGGTATTGGGGATGACGCTGTTCCTGCTGTTCCCATTCTGCCGTCTGGTACATATCTGGAGTGCGCCGGTTGAGTATCTGACCCGCCGTTATCAACTGGTCAGAAACCGCCACTAA
- the yiaY gene encoding L-threonine dehydrogenase, whose translation MSSAFYIPALNLMGEGALEEAARQIQLQGFKHALIVTDGVLNKIGVAASVQQLLKKYQVDSEVYDGVQPNPTVANVDAGLKILKANNSDCVVSLGGGSSHDCAKGIALLAANGGEIADYEGVDVSAKPQLPLIGINTTAGTASEMTRFCIITDEARHVKMAIVDKNVTPVMSVNDPALMVGMPASLTAATGMDALTHAIEAYVSTAANPITDAVAIKAIELIRDHLRDAVKDGKNMVAREQMAYAQFMAGMAFNNASLGYVHAMAHQLGGFYNLPHGVCNAVLLPHVERYNATVAAPRLKDVAVALGVDVAGLNDQQAAEAAIQAISQMASDVGIPAGLKDLGVKEEDFNILADNALKDACGLTNPKKATHAEIVEIFAAAF comes from the coding sequence ATGAGCAGCGCATTTTACATTCCAGCCTTAAATTTGATGGGCGAAGGTGCATTAGAGGAAGCGGCAAGGCAGATTCAGTTGCAGGGTTTCAAACACGCGTTAATCGTAACGGATGGCGTGTTGAACAAAATCGGTGTTGCGGCTTCCGTGCAGCAACTGCTGAAGAAATATCAGGTCGACAGTGAGGTGTATGACGGTGTGCAGCCGAACCCGACTGTGGCCAACGTGGATGCAGGCCTGAAAATTCTCAAAGCGAACAACAGCGATTGCGTTGTCTCGCTGGGTGGCGGCTCTTCCCATGACTGTGCCAAAGGGATTGCCCTGCTGGCGGCCAATGGCGGCGAAATTGCCGACTATGAAGGCGTGGATGTCTCTGCCAAACCGCAGCTGCCGCTGATCGGCATCAACACCACGGCGGGGACGGCCTCTGAAATGACCCGTTTCTGCATCATCACCGATGAAGCGCGCCACGTGAAAATGGCGATCGTGGATAAAAACGTAACGCCGGTAATGTCCGTTAACGATCCGGCACTGATGGTCGGCATGCCGGCATCACTGACTGCCGCCACCGGGATGGATGCACTGACCCACGCTATCGAAGCCTATGTGTCGACTGCCGCCAACCCGATTACTGACGCAGTTGCGATCAAAGCGATAGAACTGATTCGTGACCACCTGCGCGACGCCGTTAAAGACGGTAAAAACATGGTCGCGCGTGAACAGATGGCTTATGCCCAGTTCATGGCAGGCATGGCATTCAATAACGCGTCACTGGGTTATGTGCATGCGATGGCGCACCAACTGGGTGGTTTCTACAACCTGCCGCACGGGGTGTGCAACGCAGTACTGTTGCCGCACGTAGAGCGTTATAACGCTACCGTTGCTGCACCGCGTCTGAAAGACGTTGCTGTCGCACTGGGTGTGGATGTCGCGGGTCTGAACGACCAGCAGGCAGCGGAAGCGGCTATCCAGGCTATCAGCCAAATGGCGAGCGACGTCGGTATTCCGGCAGGCCTGAAAGACCTGGGCGTGAAAGAAGAAGACTTCAATATTCTGGCCGATAACGCCCTGAAAGATGCCTGCGGTCTGACTAACCCGAAAAAAGCTACTCACGCGGAAATCGTCGAGATTTTTGCCGCCGCATTCTAA
- a CDS encoding HoxN/HupN/NixA family nickel/cobalt transporter — protein MLSGWLSQNLHARLLLATLFFVNIAAWVWAFIAFGHSSSLMAASLLAWCYGLRHAVDADHIAAIDNVTRKMMQQGKTPCSVGTWFSLGHSTIVILATIAIAATATAFSNQMDWLHETGGVIGTTVSAVFLILMALANLLILKGVWHAFQRLKNGEKVTQDVYAVSQGGLMSWIFQKTFRLVSKSWQMYLVGFLFGLGFDTATEIGVLGISAAGASSGMSVWSILVFPALFTAGMAFIDTLDNIVMVGAYGWAFNKPQRKLYYNMTITGTSVIVALFIGGTEAMGLLMDKLDLHGGIWEWVGLLNDNLGNAGFFVVGLFILCWLVSMLNYKWKGYDTLAVNE, from the coding sequence ATGTTGTCTGGATGGTTGTCTCAAAATCTACATGCGCGCCTACTACTGGCTACTCTTTTCTTCGTTAACATAGCGGCCTGGGTATGGGCATTTATCGCTTTTGGTCATAGCTCTTCTTTGATGGCTGCAAGCCTGCTCGCCTGGTGTTATGGCCTGCGGCATGCTGTCGATGCGGATCATATTGCGGCAATTGATAATGTCACCCGTAAGATGATGCAACAGGGTAAGACACCCTGCAGTGTCGGTACCTGGTTTTCACTGGGGCATTCCACCATTGTCATTCTTGCTACTATCGCCATTGCGGCGACAGCAACGGCATTCAGTAATCAAATGGACTGGCTCCATGAAACTGGTGGTGTTATCGGGACGACGGTATCCGCAGTCTTTCTGATTCTTATGGCTTTGGCGAATCTTTTGATTTTGAAAGGGGTATGGCACGCTTTCCAGCGTCTGAAAAACGGCGAAAAAGTCACTCAGGATGTCTATGCCGTGTCACAAGGTGGCCTGATGAGCTGGATATTCCAAAAAACGTTCCGTCTCGTCTCCAAAAGTTGGCAGATGTATTTGGTTGGTTTTTTGTTTGGCCTGGGTTTTGATACCGCGACAGAAATTGGCGTTCTGGGGATCTCGGCTGCGGGGGCATCCAGCGGCATGTCTGTCTGGTCTATTCTGGTGTTTCCGGCGTTGTTCACCGCAGGGATGGCATTCATTGATACGCTGGATAATATTGTTATGGTTGGTGCATACGGCTGGGCATTTAATAAACCCCAACGCAAACTTTATTATAATATGACCATCACAGGTACCTCCGTCATTGTTGCGCTTTTTATTGGTGGGACAGAAGCCATGGGGCTGCTGATGGATAAACTGGATCTGCATGGCGGAATATGGGAATGGGTTGGACTACTGAATGATAATTTGGGCAATGCCGGATTCTTTGTTGTCGGGTTATTTATTCTGTGCTGGCTGGTATCAATGCTGAATTACAAATGGAAAGGCTACGATACCCTTGCGGTCAATGAGTAA
- a CDS encoding DsbA family protein: protein MLRIDLYTEITCPWCFVGQHRLDKVLQERFPDLVTDIHHHPVLLLPDAPAAGLFIPDLLRTRYGVTDPKSAFARPEAEARASGFNLNLESQLYAYPTQAAHAIILAARERGTQHQLAVAITDAYFLAAKKIADADVLADVAAAYGFSRDEARAIALDPTQHKRIEQEVENSTAAGVRSVPHFVFENRVAINGGRSEDEIATAIDNVLHLFC, encoded by the coding sequence ATGTTGCGAATCGACCTCTATACCGAGATCACTTGCCCTTGGTGTTTCGTGGGCCAGCACCGGCTCGACAAGGTTCTTCAGGAACGCTTCCCCGATCTGGTCACGGATATTCACCATCATCCAGTTCTTTTACTGCCAGACGCGCCAGCGGCCGGACTTTTCATCCCCGATCTGCTACGGACGCGATACGGTGTGACAGATCCGAAGTCGGCGTTCGCTCGCCCTGAAGCTGAGGCCCGTGCATCCGGCTTCAACCTGAACCTTGAGAGCCAGCTCTATGCCTACCCAACACAGGCTGCGCACGCCATCATTCTGGCGGCCAGAGAACGAGGCACACAGCATCAACTCGCCGTGGCCATTACGGATGCTTATTTCCTTGCGGCAAAAAAGATTGCCGATGCCGACGTGTTGGCAGATGTTGCTGCCGCCTATGGATTCAGCAGGGATGAGGCCCGCGCCATCGCTCTCGATCCCACCCAACACAAGCGGATTGAGCAAGAGGTGGAGAACTCCACTGCGGCAGGCGTTCGTTCGGTTCCGCACTTCGTTTTTGAGAACCGTGTTGCAATTAATGGAGGGCGCAGTGAAGACGAAATAGCCACAGCTATTGATAATGTCTTGCACCTCTTCTGTTAA
- a CDS encoding SDR family NAD(P)-dependent oxidoreductase, producing MGTWTFDDIPAQTGRTVIVTGANTDIGFETARMFAVRGAKVVLACRNPSKGESAFKRIVDEKPPTMPTLEALDLADLDSIAAFAERFTATHDRLDWTLVRIPNLKDGPANGQVDVGWYGRTRLSMKLSRGNLAKFLVDQVASKTFVRAAPGIAK from the coding sequence ATGGGCACATGGACTTTTGATGATATTCCGGCTCAGACCGGCCGTACTGTCATTGTCACTGGCGCGAATACCGATATCGGCTTCGAAACGGCTCGCATGTTTGCTGTCCGCGGCGCGAAAGTCGTGCTTGCATGCCGAAACCCCAGCAAAGGTGAAAGCGCATTCAAGCGAATCGTGGATGAGAAGCCCCCCACGATGCCGACCCTAGAGGCGCTTGATCTTGCGGACCTCGACTCCATTGCAGCCTTTGCAGAGCGGTTCACTGCAACGCATGACAGGCTCGACTGGACACTGGTGAGGATTCCGAATCTCAAGGATGGTCCTGCAAATGGCCAGGTTGATGTGGGTTGGTACGGGCGGACCAGGCTCAGCATGAAGCTGTCCAGAGGCAATCTGGCTAAGTTTCTTGTGGACCAGGTTGCGAGTAAGACGTTCGTGCGCGCCGCGCCGGGTATCGCTAAATAG
- a CDS encoding FMN-dependent NADH-azoreductase: MRKILLITSSPRGSESLSTRFATEIAHGLLAQGSSSLTVRDLAANPPPHITEDYIKGRTTPLDSRTTGQNVAVERARELVDELCAADVIVLGSGMMNFGPSSQLKAWIDNVIWPGVTFSYETGVPQGLLTGKKVYLVTAAGGVFSQGVYAPFDFQTNYLLHMLGFIGLTDVELIRIEGTVHGPDAAKAAIANTEAAVKNLLAQMA; the protein is encoded by the coding sequence ATGCGTAAAATCCTGCTGATTACTTCCAGCCCACGTGGGTCTGAGAGCCTGTCTACCCGCTTTGCCACCGAAATTGCCCATGGACTTCTGGCTCAGGGAAGCAGCTCACTGACTGTTCGTGACCTTGCCGCAAATCCGCCACCACACATTACTGAGGACTATATCAAGGGCCGTACTACCCCCCTGGATTCACGCACAACAGGCCAGAATGTTGCCGTTGAACGCGCCCGTGAGTTGGTTGATGAGTTATGTGCCGCCGACGTAATTGTCCTTGGTTCAGGCATGATGAATTTCGGCCCCTCTTCGCAGCTCAAGGCCTGGATTGACAATGTCATCTGGCCGGGAGTCACCTTCAGTTACGAAACAGGCGTACCCCAGGGCCTGCTTACTGGCAAGAAGGTATATCTGGTCACTGCTGCTGGAGGTGTTTTCTCGCAGGGAGTCTATGCACCTTTCGATTTCCAGACCAACTATCTTCTGCACATGCTCGGCTTCATCGGATTGACCGACGTCGAACTCATCCGCATCGAGGGCACAGTGCACGGCCCAGACGCGGCAAAGGCTGCCATCGCCAATACTGAGGCGGCGGTGAAAAACCTGTTGGCGCAGATGGCATGA